One window from the genome of Acuticoccus sp. I52.16.1 encodes:
- a CDS encoding DUF6441 family protein codes for MKLDLKVVPDLATLMAEEIEAAERAVTTGVGEVGVRLKGNWRAQVVGAGLGPRLGNTIRSERYPKQGSSIRAAALVWSKAPAIVGAHDRGQDDPAEVGPLARHTVAGRAGAHPARSADAGDLGAQDGHQPANDPAALWPEPARCGQRADH; via the coding sequence ATGAAGCTCGATCTGAAGGTCGTCCCCGATCTCGCGACCCTCATGGCGGAGGAGATCGAAGCTGCCGAGCGCGCGGTCACCACCGGCGTCGGCGAGGTCGGCGTTCGGCTGAAGGGCAACTGGCGGGCGCAGGTGGTGGGAGCTGGGCTTGGCCCGCGTCTCGGCAACACGATCCGCAGCGAGCGGTATCCGAAGCAGGGCAGCAGCATCCGCGCCGCTGCGCTCGTCTGGTCGAAGGCGCCGGCGATCGTCGGCGCCCACGACCGGGGGCAAGACGATCCGGCCGAAGTCGGGCCTTTGGCTCGCCATACCGTTGCCGGTCGCGCGGGAGCGCATCCGGCGCGGTCCGCTGACGCCGGCGATCTGGGAGCGCAAGACGGGCACCAGCCTGCGAATGATCCGGCGGCGCTATGGCCCGAGCCTGCTCGTTGCGGACAACGTGCGGATCACTAA
- a CDS encoding major capsid protein — MFVRRPAHRAPSYSGVGASGRPGAGQSGALRKKCQSLIESVEDGLGGLATGSVMLRAECGSSFFADLVAHKEVRETYLNTAAAADLRSRVADEVSFGGITFRRYRGNAAFGVPADKAYFYPEGVEGLFEIYYAPADKFETVNTLGLPLYARAIPDRDRDEWVRLEIESNPLPICTRPQALRTGKRT, encoded by the coding sequence ATATTTGTTCGTCGTCCTGCTCATCGGGCTCCATCCTACTCAGGAGTTGGAGCCTCCGGCAGACCCGGCGCGGGTCAGTCCGGCGCGCTCCGCAAGAAGTGCCAGTCGTTGATCGAGAGCGTCGAGGACGGGCTCGGCGGGCTCGCCACTGGCTCCGTCATGCTGCGCGCCGAGTGCGGCTCCTCGTTCTTCGCCGACCTCGTCGCGCACAAGGAGGTTCGCGAGACCTACCTCAACACTGCCGCAGCCGCGGATCTCCGCTCGAGGGTCGCCGACGAGGTCAGCTTCGGCGGGATCACCTTCCGGCGCTACCGCGGCAACGCCGCCTTCGGCGTCCCGGCCGACAAGGCGTACTTCTATCCCGAGGGCGTCGAGGGGCTGTTCGAGATCTACTACGCGCCGGCCGACAAGTTCGAGACCGTCAACACGCTCGGCCTGCCGCTCTACGCCCGCGCCATCCCCGACCGGGATCGCGACGAGTGGGTGCGGCTCGAAATCGAGAGCAACCCGCTTCCGATCTGCACCCGGCCGCAGGCGCTGCGAACCGGCAAGCGCACCTGA
- a CDS encoding IS3 family transposase (programmed frameshift), giving the protein MSRTTNKYSPEVRERAVRMVLDNEHQHVSRWAAILSISSKVGCAAQTLNEWVKKVEVDNGRRAGVPSDMAERMKALERENRELRQANEILRKASAYFAPGGARPPVEDMIAFIDDHRAEHGVEPICKALPIAPSTYHDHVMKRADPTRRSPRARRDAELRPEIRRVFDANFQVYGVRKVWRQMRREGFQVARCTVARLMKEMGIEGIVRGKRVRTSIPDKAAPCPLDRVNRQFRVPAPNMLWVSDFTYVATWQGFVHVAFVIDAYARRIVGWRVSRTAHTGFVLDALEQAVHQRRPVRGKGLVHHSDRGSQYLAIRYTERLAEAGIEPSVGSVGDSYDNALAETINGLFKAEVIHRRGPWRSFEAVEYATLEWVDWYNNRRLLEPIGNISPAEAEAHYHAALELTPMAA; this is encoded by the exons ATGAGCAGGACGACGAACAAATATTCACCGGAAGTACGCGAGCGCGCGGTTCGGATGGTGTTGGACAATGAACACCAGCACGTGTCCCGCTGGGCGGCGATCCTGTCGATCTCCTCGAAGGTCGGCTGCGCTGCACAGACGTTGAACGAGTGGGTGAAAAAGGTCGAGGTTGACAACGGCAGGCGCGCGGGTGTGCCGAGCGACATGGCCGAGAGGATGAAGGCGCTGGAGCGGGAGAACCGCGAGTTGCGCCAGGCCAACGAGATCCTGCGCAAAGCATCGGCGTATTTCGCGC CAGGCGGAGCTCGACCGCCGGTCGAAGACATGATCGCGTTCATCGACGATCACCGGGCCGAGCACGGGGTCGAGCCGATCTGCAAGGCTCTGCCGATCGCCCCGTCCACCTACCATGATCATGTGATGAAGCGGGCCGATCCGACGCGCCGCTCACCGCGGGCGCGCCGCGATGCCGAACTGCGGCCCGAGATCCGGCGCGTGTTCGACGCCAACTTTCAGGTCTACGGGGTGCGCAAGGTCTGGCGGCAGATGCGTCGAGAAGGCTTCCAAGTCGCGCGCTGCACCGTCGCCAGGCTGATGAAGGAGATGGGGATCGAAGGCATTGTTCGGGGTAAACGGGTGCGAACGTCGATTCCCGACAAGGCCGCGCCATGCCCGCTCGACCGCGTCAATCGCCAGTTCCGGGTGCCGGCTCCGAACATGCTCTGGGTGAGCGACTTCACCTACGTGGCGACGTGGCAGGGCTTCGTCCACGTCGCCTTCGTCATCGACGCATACGCCCGCCGCATCGTCGGCTGGCGGGTCAGTCGGACCGCCCATACCGGCTTCGTCCTCGATGCCCTGGAGCAGGCCGTTCACCAGCGTCGGCCGGTAAGGGGAAAAGGCCTGGTGCATCATTCCGACAGGGGGTCGCAGTACCTGGCGATCCGCTACACCGAGCGCCTGGCCGAGGCAGGCATCGAGCCCTCGGTCGGTAGCGTCGGCGACAGCTACGACAACGCGCTGGCGGAGACCATCAACGGCCTCTTCAAGGCAGAGGTCATCCACCGGCGCGGCCCATGGCGCAGCTTCGAGGCCGTCGAGTACGCGACCCTCGAATGGGTCGATTGGTACAACAACCGCCGCCTTCTCGAGCCGATCGGAAACATCTCGCCTGCCGAGGCCGAAGCTCACTACCACGCAGCGCTGGAACTAACGCCCATGGCCGCGTAG
- a CDS encoding transposase — protein sequence MVETGRRRRWSDDDKLKIVLESLAGPRLVSATARRHGISRSLLVTWRRAFRVEPPRSEKTPTFVPAIIEPAPPEPERQPTEPRTEAPATISRMEIILTCGRRIVVSADVDGKALARVVAVLERR from the coding sequence TTGGTCGAGACGGGCCGCCGGCGTCGCTGGAGCGATGACGATAAGCTGAAGATCGTGCTGGAGAGCCTGGCGGGTCCGCGGCTGGTCTCGGCGACGGCCCGGCGGCACGGGATCTCGCGCTCCCTGCTGGTGACGTGGCGGCGCGCGTTCCGGGTGGAGCCGCCCCGATCTGAGAAGACGCCGACCTTCGTGCCCGCCATCATCGAGCCGGCCCCGCCGGAGCCTGAGCGGCAGCCGACAGAGCCGCGGACTGAAGCCCCGGCGACGATCTCGCGGATGGAGATCATTCTCACTTGCGGCCGGCGGATCGTCGTCAGCGCCGACGTGGACGGCAAGGCGCTCGCGCGCGTGGTCGCGGTTCTGGAGCGTCGATGA
- the tnpB gene encoding IS66 family insertion sequence element accessory protein TnpB (TnpB, as the term is used for proteins encoded by IS66 family insertion elements, is considered an accessory protein, since TnpC, encoded by a neighboring gene, is a DDE family transposase.), whose translation MIPVPSGVRVWLATGHTDMRKGFPGLSLLVQEVLRRDPLSGHLFCFRGRRGDLLKVIWHDGQGACLFTKRLERGRFLWPSPADGAVTISPGQLGYLLEGIDWRHPQETWRPTSVG comes from the coding sequence ATGATCCCGGTTCCGAGCGGCGTCAGGGTGTGGCTGGCGACCGGGCACACGGACATGCGCAAGGGATTCCCTGGCCTGTCGCTGCTGGTCCAGGAGGTGCTGCGGCGCGACCCGTTGAGCGGCCATCTGTTCTGCTTCCGCGGGCGCCGGGGCGATCTTCTGAAGGTGATCTGGCACGACGGCCAGGGCGCGTGTCTGTTCACCAAGCGGCTGGAGCGCGGTCGCTTCCTGTGGCCCTCGCCCGCCGATGGTGCGGTGACGATCAGCCCGGGGCAGCTCGGCTATCTGCTCGAAGGGATCGACTGGCGCCACCCGCAGGAGACGTGGCGACCGACCTCGGTCGGGTGA